One Paraburkholderia phymatum STM815 genomic window, ACGGCAACGCGGAAACGGCGGAAAACAAGTTGCCGCTCGCCGAGATTTTCGTGCGCGACGGCTACCGCGTCGTCGTGGTCGAATATCCGGGGCAAGGAAGCCGTCAAGGCAAGCGCACGATGCTGGCGGCCCTCGCCGCATCGCGTGAGTCACTCGGCGCGGCGCGTGCGCAATGGCCCGGACGTCTCTATCTGGTAGGCGAATCGCTGGGAGCGGGGATGGCAGCGCAAGCCATCAAAGGCAATGAAGCCAGCGTGGCAGGCGTTGCGCTCATCACGCCGTGGGACTCGCTCGCGAGCGTCGCCTCGACGCATTACCCGATTTTCCCCGTGCGCTGGATGCTGCACGATCCGTTCGATTCCGTTGCCGCGCTCGGACGCTATGACGGACCGCTCGTCGTGATCGGCGCGCAGCAGGACACGCTGATCCCCATCACCCATGCGAAACGTCTCGCGGACTCGCACTCCGGCGCGCATCTGATGCTATTGCCCGACGCGAATCACGAAGACTGGTTCGGCGCAATGAACGATGCGCACTGGCACCGGGTGCTTCACTGGATGCAGGCGGACTGAGCGGCTTGCACCGCTCGTATCAGACGCCCCACGCGGCGCGTATGCGTTCACGGATATCGGCAAGACGCGCAACGGGTTCGTTGGCAAATACGAAGCGCAGATACCGTTGCGCTTGCGGCCCCCAGCCGTTCATTGGCGTCGCGGCGACTTCGCCCTTGTCCAGCAACAGACGCGAGGCATCGGGCGGCGCCAAGCCGAAATGCGACGTGTCGATCAGCAGCGACCAACCGCCATCGGGCCGCACCCGCGGCAGATCGCGCAACGCATGCAACAGAAAATCGCGCCGCGCCTGCCACTCGGCAACGCACTGTGCGACGCCATCGTCCGTGCACGTGAGGGCAGCCGTCGCGCCCGGCATACCGATGCCAACCTGGCAGACCACGTTCGACAGACTCACCAGCCTCACGTCGCTCATGATGCGCGCGGGACCGACGATCCAGCCGACACGCCAGCCGATCATCCGGTATTCCTTCGACACTGAACCGACCGTGAACGTGCGTGCGCGCATGTCGGGCAGCGCCGCAGGATGAATCGCGCGGCGTCCGTCGAACAGGATGCGCTCCATGGCCGCGTCGTAAACGAGCCATGCATCTGCGCGGCGGCAATGATCCGCGATCGCGTTCCATTCAGCTGCGTTCGCGACGAAGCCACTCGGCATCGACGGCGACATGATGAGGAAGGCGCGCGTGCGCGGGCTCACTGCGCTTGCGAGAGAATCGACGTCGAGCCGCCAGCCGTCTGCGGACGGGATAAGGCGAGCGAACCTCGGCACGCCGCCCGCCAGCAGCACGCGATTGATAAGGCCCGCGTACGTGGGATCGGTGAGCACGACTTCATCGCCGGGTTCGAGAATCGACAGCAACACATTGAAGATGCCCGCGAGGCCCCCGGCGGAGACGATGCACTCACTGCTCGCGTCGTAGTCCAAGCCCGTCGACTGCTTCATTCGCGCGACGACGGCCTGACGCAACGCGGTTTGTCCCGTGAACGGCAAATAGCTGTTGGCGTTGTCGTCGTCGACGGCTTGGTGCGTGCTTCGTAGCGCTTCGACGGGCGGCCTCAGGTCGGTGTCGAGATTCTCGAGCCGCAGGACATTACGGTTCTGCGCGGCGTCGGCGGCATCGCCCATTCTGTCGACGCCGATGCCGGGAATGTTGCGCAAACGGGAGACTGTCACGTTGCCCTCCTCGCGGATATGCGAGGCGATCATACTATCGCGCGACGGTCACCGTCCCGCGCGCCCCGGCGCTAATCGCCCCGCCTCATCATCAGTTCATTGCGAATGAGCGCGTGCAGATCGTCGGCGCTCGGCTGCGTGCCCCAACGACTCGCCCCTGCGACCGATGCAATTGCGAACCACGAATGCGGCGGGAACCATTCCTGCACCACCACGCCGTCCTGTCTCAGGCACAGTTGCCCCGTCAACTCGCTGTATTCCGCGGACATCGACCTGCCGTTCGCCTGCACCGTCACGCATGTGCCCTTCGACGACGGCTGCGCCTCGACGTGCACGACGACGTCTTCATCGAGTGGTTGTTCATAGGCTTGCGTCATGATGAGCAGCACGCCACGCGTGCGGTTCGACCGAAACGGCCATCCATCTTCAATGCGTTTGTTGCTTTCATCAGGCTCTCCCGGCGTCGTTTCCTGGGTACCACTCTATGCAAATAGCAAAGTGAAGATGTGTGCGTGTGTAAGCAAACGTGAATTCAATCGTGTGATTCACCGTGTGGCGGCGCGAAGGTGTAACGCAAGTATTGATTTGCCCTTATACGTGTGCATCGATACAACACCCCGCTTGCATGCGGGTGTGTATGCGCGGTGAAAACATGCGCGCTTCAATCGTCTATCACATCATCGACATGGCGCTTTCCAACTCGATCGCGAGCTATTCATACATGCAAATCGCGGCGGGCGCTGTCACAGCGAGGTAACAGGTTTTGGAATATCGTGTTGCCCGAATGACGCTTCCTTCCCGTTCTTTCCAGCACCGGCGAGCCTGCGCCGTTGCGTTTGCGTGCGTCGCCTGCCTTCCACCACGAGAACAAACGACATGTCGAACAAGAACACCCCCGATAACACGCCCGTCGAATCCGGCGACTCGCACTCCACCACGAACGCGCAGTCACCCAGCTTTTCGCGCCGCGGCTTTCTGAAGCTCGCGGGCGCTTCGGGATTCGCCACGGCGGCGGGCACCTTCGCGGGAGCCGCCAAAGCCGGCTCGTCGACGCCCGACGGCACGCCCGAACAGGTGCATCTGACGTGGGGCGAAGATCCCACGAACGAAGTGGTGGTGTCGTGGGGCTCGGCGGCGGCCGCCGCGAATCCGCGCGTGCGTTTCGGCGCGAGCGGCGAGCGCAAGGAAACCGTGCATGCGGTACAGCGCACGTATACGGACGGGCTGAACGGCGAAGTGGTGTTCACGTATCACGCACGTCTTCATGGGCTGAAGGCCGCGACGACGTATCAGTACGAAGTCACAGCCGACAACGACAGCAATATGGGCGCGCCGTTCTCCGCATCCTTCAAGACAGCACCGCGCGGGCGTACCGCGTTCCGCTTCACGAGCTATGGCGACCTCGCGACGCCCAACACCCACTGGGTGCTGTCGTCGCCGCAAAGCAAATTTGCGGTGCAGGCCGTCGAGCGTTTCCAGCCGCTCTTTCACCTGTTGAATGGCGACCTTTGCTACGCGAATCTGAACCCGACGCAACAACCGGCCGTGTGGCGCGATTTCGGCAACAACGCGCAGACGTCCGCGGCGAATCGTCCGTGGATGCCGTGCCCCGGCAATCACGAAATCGAATTCAACAACGGCGCGCAAGGCTTCGATTCGTATCTGACACGCTATACGCTGCCGCACAACGGCACGCGTTTCCCGGGGCGCTGGTACAGCTTCCGCGTGAGCTCGGTGCTGTTCATTTCGCTCGACGCGGACGATGTCGTGTATCAGGATGCCGCTGCATTCGTCGCAGGCCCGGCGCCGCTCGTGCCTGCGGCGAGCACGGGCCATCCCCCCATCCAGCCGGGCACGTCGTTCTACGTGCGCGGCTACAGCGACGGCGAGCAGACGCGCTGGCTCGACAAGACACTGCGCGATGCCCAGGACGATGACGATATCGACTGGATCGTCGTGCAGATGCATCAGGACGCGTTGACGTCGTCGAAGACGGGCAACGGCTCCGACAAGGGCATCCGCGAAGCGTGGCTGCCGCTGTTCGATCGTTATGGCGTGGATCTCGTGCTGTGCGGCCACGACCACGACTATGAACGCAGCTACCCTGTGCGCGGCTGCAACCATCATGCAGGCATCGACGCAACGACGGGCGAAAAAGTCGACACGCTGCAACCCAGGCCCGCCGCTCACCCGCACGCGAGCAACGGCAACACGTTCGATACGAGCCACGGCACGATCCATCTGATTCTCGGCGGCGGCGGCACGAGCGCGCCGCTCGACGTGTATGGCGTCGATACGGGCAATGGCAACCCGCAGGCAAAGGTGTTCACGAAGCCGAATCGCCCGGTTCCGGGTGCGACAGCGGGCACGTTCACGCGCGCCGGCGCCGACGCGCTAGAGGACGCGATCTGGTCCGCGCAGCGCGATACGGGTACGGGCTACGGTATCGCCGTGTTCGACTACGATCCGGGTTCGCGCGGCGGCAAGACCTCGATCACGATGAACTACTATCACGCGCCGGGCGCCGATACGACACCGACGGGCACATATGATCTGTTCGAGACCATCACGCTGTCGAAGCATCGACGCGGTTGATCGTCACGCGTCGCGCCGCGCTGGGCATGCGCGGCATGACGCTGCCGTGACGGTTTAGACGCCTCCCAGCGATGACGACAGCTTCGCGAAGGTCGTCTCGTCCGTGCGATCGAAATAGAGCGGCGTCACCGACACGCGGCCCGACGCCACCACGGCCGTTTCGCTGTCGGGCGCATTCTCGCGCGGACCGCGCTGAAACCGCAGCCAGTGATATTCGAGCCCGCGCGGATCGACGTGCGGCAACACGTCGATGCCTTTCACGAGGCCTACGCCCTGCTTCGTCGGCGTCAGCGGACCCGCAGCCGATGCATCGATATCGGGGAAATTCACGTTGAGGCACACGGGCTCGTCGTGCTCGATCGCGAGCAACAGACGAATCACGCCGGGCGCGAGCGCACGCGCAGTATCCCAGCGGACATTCTCACGGTCGCGGAAGGTCTGACTCAGCGCGATCGACGGCAGGCCCAGCAGCAGCCCCGTCATGGCCGCGCCGACCGTGCCGGAAAACATGGTCTCGACACCAAGGTTCCCGCCGCGATTGATGCCCGACAGCACGAGCGTCGGCGGCGTGTCGCGCATCAGATGACGCACGGCCATCACGACGCAATCGCCCGGCGTGCCCACGACGCCGAATCGGCGCTCGCCCTGACGGCTCACGCGCAACGGCGAATGCAGGCTGATCGAATGGGACGTGCCGCTCTGATCGTGCTCAGGCGCGACGACCCACACTTCTTCGGCGAGTTCGGCGGCAACGGCTTCGAGCACGGCGAGACCGGGCGCGTCGATGCCGTCGTCGTTGGTCAACAGCACGCGCGGGACTTTGCTTTCGGAAGTGGACATGATGTGCGATAAGCGTAGCGGAGGGATGCCGCTACGCTACCACACAGCGAAGTTTTCGCTGGTCCTTGCAGACATGCGCCCGTCGTCTCCGCGTTCAAAAGCGACGAGCGCTACGCGCTACATCAGAAGCGGTGAATGACGCCGAGGCCAAACGCGAACTGGCTGCCCGTCGACGACGGCGTCGTATTGAAGCCATCGCCGATCGTCGCGGTCGCTTCGATGATCTGGCTCGAGCCGTTCGTGCCGAGCGTCTTGCCGTTTGCGCGTTGATAGGCTTCGAGCGCATAAAGGCCCGTCCGCTTGGACAGCGCGTAGTACTGCGAGAGATTGAACTGCTGATACGTCGCGCTATCCTTGATGCCGTTCGCCTGCGTGGCGCGCGTGTAGCTGTAACCCGCAGCAAGATCCCACACCGTTACCGGCTTCCAGTGCAGCACGACGCCACCTGTATTGAAGATCGCCGTATCGGTGAACTTCGAATTGATGCCGGGGATGTACTGCACATTGGAGTACGTCGCCGTGACATCCCACGCGCTGTTGAACGTGTAGCCGCCGCCTACAGCGAAGCGCTGTTGCGCACGCGCGGTCTGGTAGCCGTTCGTCAACGCCGATACGCCGATCTGCGAGCCGCCGTTCGACGTCGTCGAATCCGAACCCCACGCGCCGCCGCCCGAGGTCGAGTTGTTGATGCGCGAAAAGCCGACTGCCAGGCCGATGGGACCCATTGCGTACTGGACGGCCGTCGTCCACGTCGAGCCCTGGCTTACGCTGCCTGCCACGCCCGCGAGCGAATACGACCCGCTCACGGTGAGCCCGTACAACTTCGGCGAAGTGTATTCGAGCGTGTTGTTCGCGCGGTAGATCGTGTCCAGACCGTCGATATCCCCAGGGTGCGCGCCATAGAAGCCCGTGATCCATGTAGTCGGGCTGTACGGCGACAGCAACTGATAATACGACGCGTACTGGCGGCCCGCAGTGAACGTACCGTAGGCCGGATTCGTGACGCCGACATACGCAAGGCGGCCGAACAGCGCGTTGGTGTACTGAGCCGCGCCCGTCGCGGAATTCAAGCCCGATTCGAGCTGGAAGATCGCTCGGGTGCCACCGCCGAGATCCTCGCCGCCCTTCAAGCCGAAGCGGCTGCCCGCCCACACGCCCGGTGTCATCTTGACGACCGAGTGTCCGCCGCTCGTTGAGCCCAGCGACGTCGAGCTGCTCTGGTAAGCGAGCCCGTTATCGACGATGCCGTAAAGCGTGACGCTGCTTTGCGCGAATGCCGGCGCGCAGCCGACGAGGGCAGCCCCGATGACAACTGCCTTTGCGCTGCTGGTACTCCTCTTCATTCTTCTGACCTCCATCTTCCCGGTTGTACTGCTGTCTGGTTTCTTTTGATTGCTCGAGCGTCATGTTCTGCATTGACCCGATTCGTTTTCGACATAGAAATCGCGCGTGTCACCCATCGGCCTGCCGGACCGAAAACGCATCTCTATGGCAATCGTGGGATACAACGATATAGACGCGACACGCTTTCGAGGTAGTGCGGGTAAACCACATACAACCTCGGACAGATTGGGTAAGACAAGGCTTCGGCGGGATGGAAGATGCTGCTTGCTGACGCTGCATCCCGAAAGATCAAGCACTTTGGTATCCCGGCATGGGCTTCGACAAAACCGGTCGCGAAGCCCGCCGACATAGGAGCCGATAAACAGAACAGATGGTAGGCGAGCGAAGTCGCAATCGCCTTGATAAGCGTTGTGATGCCGATACGAGCACCGCTATACTGACCAGCCAATGAGTCGAAACATATGAACGAGACAACACAGCAGGCGATTGTGCAGACGCTGCGCGAGAGGATTCTGTCGGGCGAGCTGGCACCCGGCCAGCGTCTCGTCGAAGCGCAACTCGCGCAGTGGCTCGGCGTGTCCCGCACGCCGCTGCGCTACGCATTTAGCGTGCTGGCCGGCGAAGCGCTGCTCGAACGGTCGGGTGCGCGAGGTTATGTCGTGCGACGGTTCGGCGTGCGCGACGTATTGAACGCGATAGACGTGCGCGGCGTGCTGGAAGGTCTGGCCGCACGCACCGTCGCGGAAAGCGGCGTGCCGGCCGCGCTTGCTGCATCACTGAACGCGTGTCTACGTGAAGGCGACGACATTTTCGGCGCGGGCGCGTTGAAGGAGGGCGACGACGTGCGCTACGCGGAGATGAACGGCCGCTTCCATGCGCTGATCGTCGAAGCCGCGCAAAACGCCGCGATCAATGCTGCGTTGAGTCTCAACGACAAGATTCCGTTCGTCGCGCCATCAACGATCGCCTTCGACGAATCCGCGCGCGAACGTCAGTTCGCGATGCTCAACTACGCGCATCGTCAGCATCATGCCATCGTCGGCGCGCTCGTCAACGGCGAAGGCGCGCGTGTCGAAGCGCTGATGAAGGAACATACGCACATATCGAAGGAAAGCCTCAATCTGTCGTTGCCCGCATTGCGGCTGATCGCGGGCGCGGCATGACGCCGGCACGGTCGATTCCGGCAATCCGCATTTCCCAACGGGCGATACCGTGAGCAGCAAAGACTTTCTCAACATCGCGCAGTTGCGCGCCTTCAAACTCGTTGCGGACACGGGCAGCGCGACGCGCGCTGCGACAGCTCTGTTTCGCGCGCAGTCGGCCGTGACGCGTTCGGTACAGGAACTCGAAGCGGCCCTCGGCGAACCGCTCTTCGATCGCAAGCCTTCCGGCATGCTCCCAACGCCCGTCGGCCGCGCAGTGCTGCATCGCTGTGAGCGGCTCTTCGCCGAACTCGAAGAACTCGCGCGATGGTGCGCCGCGCGTCAGGCACGGCGGCGTCTCACAGCGGAAGGTTCGTTGCCCGCTTATCTGCTCAACACCCGTCGCCTGCAACTGTTCGCAGCGCTTGCGCGCCATCGGCACATGCCGAGTGCGGCGAAGGCGTTCGGCATCAGTCAGCCTGCTGTGAGCACCGCGATTCGCGTGCTCGAAAGCGGTTCCGGGTTGCAGCTCTTCCATCGCAGTCCGCGCGGCATTCTGTTGACGACGGAAGGTGAGACGTTTCTGCTACACGTGCGCCGCGCACTGAACGAACTGCGTCACGTACCCGACGACATCGCCGCATTGCATGGCTATATCCAGGGCGCAGTGACGGTGGGCGCGTTGCCGCTCGGGCGCACGCTGATTCTGCCGAAGGCAATCGCGAGCATGAGTGCGAAGCATCCGGGCGTGCGCATCGTCACCGACGAAAGCGCGTACGAAACGCTGGTCGCGGGGTTGCGTGCCGGTGATATCGATTTCATTCTCGGCGCATTGCGCGAGAACGACGCGTCGAGCGGCCTGATGAACGAGCGTCTGATGTCGGAAGACATGGTCGTGCTCGCGCGCCGCTCGCATCCGCTTGCGAACGAACGCGGCCTGACGGTCGCCGATCTGCAGGACGTGAAATGGATCGTGCCGCGCAGCCATGCGCCCGCGCGCGCCCTGTTCGAAGCGCAATTCAAACGAGTCAAGCTGAAGCCACCGATGCCGTCGGTCGAAACCGCCGACCTCGCGGTGATCCGCGGCTTGCTGCTCGGCACCGACATGCTGGCGGCGTTGTCTGCGCAGCAATTGCATCACGAATGTCAGTCGGGCGAACTGGTCGTGCTCGATGTGAAGCTGCACAATACGCGGCGCGATATAGGACTAACGCTGCGCGCAGCGGGCGCACCGTCGCCCGCTGCGCGCGCGCTGATCGACGCGATACGCCTTGCCGTCGTCGACGTCGCGCGCACCGTCACCATCGCGGCGGCATAATTCACGCGCTATGCAAACATTCAGCGTCGCGCGCGCGAGAAACGGCACCAGCTATGGTGATCGAGATTTTTCAGCAACTCCGCGCGCAACCGCTCGCGACGATAGTGCTGGACCATCGACAGCAACGCAATCAACAGCACGGATCCTCCAAGCGCCACGCCAATCCATGTTTCGTTCATTGCCATCCCCTGTAGCAACTACACCTGCGGCACCGTACGAGGTTTTCAGAGCGGACACTGGCCGGACTTCGGACAATTGCCCGCATGCACGCACTGCTCGAAAACCAGTTCGCGGAAGCGGCCCGCATCGCGATCCGCCGGTGTACGCGGCCCAAAAATCCGGTTCACGACGACCACCTGATTCGTGCACCGGCATTGATACAGCTGTTGTTTCGTCTCCACCACTTCTTCCTTCGGGCCTTGGCTCCGTGTTCCGGACGGATCTGAGCGAGCCCTTGTTATCGTCGATACAAAATCAGTTCATGTGCTGGCCGCCGTTTACGGCCAGGT contains:
- a CDS encoding porin, with the protein product MKRSTSSAKAVVIGAALVGCAPAFAQSSVTLYGIVDNGLAYQSSSTSLGSTSGGHSVVKMTPGVWAGSRFGLKGGEDLGGGTRAIFQLESGLNSATGAAQYTNALFGRLAYVGVTNPAYGTFTAGRQYASYYQLLSPYSPTTWITGFYGAHPGDIDGLDTIYRANNTLEYTSPKLYGLTVSGSYSLAGVAGSVSQGSTWTTAVQYAMGPIGLAVGFSRINNSTSGGGAWGSDSTTSNGGSQIGVSALTNGYQTARAQQRFAVGGGYTFNSAWDVTATYSNVQYIPGINSKFTDTAIFNTGGVVLHWKPVTVWDLAAGYSYTRATQANGIKDSATYQQFNLSQYYALSKRTGLYALEAYQRANGKTLGTNGSSQIIEATATIGDGFNTTPSSTGSQFAFGLGVIHRF
- a CDS encoding LysR family transcriptional regulator, with translation MSSKDFLNIAQLRAFKLVADTGSATRAATALFRAQSAVTRSVQELEAALGEPLFDRKPSGMLPTPVGRAVLHRCERLFAELEELARWCAARQARRRLTAEGSLPAYLLNTRRLQLFAALARHRHMPSAAKAFGISQPAVSTAIRVLESGSGLQLFHRSPRGILLTTEGETFLLHVRRALNELRHVPDDIAALHGYIQGAVTVGALPLGRTLILPKAIASMSAKHPGVRIVTDESAYETLVAGLRAGDIDFILGALRENDASSGLMNERLMSEDMVVLARRSHPLANERGLTVADLQDVKWIVPRSHAPARALFEAQFKRVKLKPPMPSVETADLAVIRGLLLGTDMLAALSAQQLHHECQSGELVVLDVKLHNTRRDIGLTLRAAGAPSPAARALIDAIRLAVVDVARTVTIAAA
- the surE gene encoding 5'/3'-nucleotidase SurE, with amino-acid sequence MSTSESKVPRVLLTNDDGIDAPGLAVLEAVAAELAEEVWVVAPEHDQSGTSHSISLHSPLRVSRQGERRFGVVGTPGDCVVMAVRHLMRDTPPTLVLSGINRGGNLGVETMFSGTVGAAMTGLLLGLPSIALSQTFRDRENVRWDTARALAPGVIRLLLAIEHDEPVCLNVNFPDIDASAAGPLTPTKQGVGLVKGIDVLPHVDPRGLEYHWLRFQRGPRENAPDSETAVVASGRVSVTPLYFDRTDETTFAKLSSSLGGV
- a CDS encoding purple acid phosphatase family protein, which gives rise to MSNKNTPDNTPVESGDSHSTTNAQSPSFSRRGFLKLAGASGFATAAGTFAGAAKAGSSTPDGTPEQVHLTWGEDPTNEVVVSWGSAAAAANPRVRFGASGERKETVHAVQRTYTDGLNGEVVFTYHARLHGLKAATTYQYEVTADNDSNMGAPFSASFKTAPRGRTAFRFTSYGDLATPNTHWVLSSPQSKFAVQAVERFQPLFHLLNGDLCYANLNPTQQPAVWRDFGNNAQTSAANRPWMPCPGNHEIEFNNGAQGFDSYLTRYTLPHNGTRFPGRWYSFRVSSVLFISLDADDVVYQDAAAFVAGPAPLVPAASTGHPPIQPGTSFYVRGYSDGEQTRWLDKTLRDAQDDDDIDWIVVQMHQDALTSSKTGNGSDKGIREAWLPLFDRYGVDLVLCGHDHDYERSYPVRGCNHHAGIDATTGEKVDTLQPRPAAHPHASNGNTFDTSHGTIHLILGGGGTSAPLDVYGVDTGNGNPQAKVFTKPNRPVPGATAGTFTRAGADALEDAIWSAQRDTGTGYGIAVFDYDPGSRGGKTSITMNYYHAPGADTTPTGTYDLFETITLSKHRRG
- a CDS encoding alpha/beta hydrolase; this translates as MSLITLCIRIALAAYVVTLVALYFMQDGMLLPASIELAGPPTGHHAGYDVEPWHVNGDYAGYLVTPSGAQPRGTFMVFHGNAETAENKLPLAEIFVRDGYRVVVVEYPGQGSRQGKRTMLAALAASRESLGAARAQWPGRLYLVGESLGAGMAAQAIKGNEASVAGVALITPWDSLASVASTHYPIFPVRWMLHDPFDSVAALGRYDGPLVVIGAQQDTLIPITHAKRLADSHSGAHLMLLPDANHEDWFGAMNDAHWHRVLHWMQAD
- a CDS encoding GntR family transcriptional regulator; its protein translation is MNETTQQAIVQTLRERILSGELAPGQRLVEAQLAQWLGVSRTPLRYAFSVLAGEALLERSGARGYVVRRFGVRDVLNAIDVRGVLEGLAARTVAESGVPAALAASLNACLREGDDIFGAGALKEGDDVRYAEMNGRFHALIVEAAQNAAINAALSLNDKIPFVAPSTIAFDESARERQFAMLNYAHRQHHAIVGALVNGEGARVEALMKEHTHISKESLNLSLPALRLIAGAA
- a CDS encoding pyridoxal phosphate-dependent aminotransferase; the protein is MTVSRLRNIPGIGVDRMGDAADAAQNRNVLRLENLDTDLRPPVEALRSTHQAVDDDNANSYLPFTGQTALRQAVVARMKQSTGLDYDASSECIVSAGGLAGIFNVLLSILEPGDEVVLTDPTYAGLINRVLLAGGVPRFARLIPSADGWRLDVDSLASAVSPRTRAFLIMSPSMPSGFVANAAEWNAIADHCRRADAWLVYDAAMERILFDGRRAIHPAALPDMRARTFTVGSVSKEYRMIGWRVGWIVGPARIMSDVRLVSLSNVVCQVGIGMPGATAALTCTDDGVAQCVAEWQARRDFLLHALRDLPRVRPDGGWSLLIDTSHFGLAPPDASRLLLDKGEVAATPMNGWGPQAQRYLRFVFANEPVARLADIRERIRAAWGV